CGTTGCAGCGGCAGGACGCTCGATGCATCGGGGATCGGGCTGAACGCCGAGTAATAGACGCGCCGCAAACCGAAGCGATCGTAGAGCGTCGACGCCTTGGTCACGATGTCGCCGTCGGTCGCGGCATCCGCGCCGACGATCATCTGCGTCGATTGCTCCGCGGGTGCGAAGCGTGGCGCGGACTTGTAGCGGGTGCGTGCATCGGCCGTATCGTCGATAGCAGTGCGCATCTCGCCCATCGCGCCCTCGATCCGCGCTTCGCTCTTCTCGGGCGCCAGCCGCTTCAACCCGCCGACCGTCGGCAGCTCGACGTTGATCGAGACGCGGTCGGCATAAAGCCCGGCCTGGTGCACCAGCTCCGGATCGGCATCGGGAATGGTCTTGAGATGGATATAGCCACGGAAGTTGTGATCCTCGCGCAACGATCGCGCGACCTCGACCAGCTGCTCCATCGTGTAATTGGAGGATTTGATGATCCCCGACGACAGGAACAGCCCCTCGATATAATTGCGCCGATAGAAAGCGATCGTGAGGTTTACGACCTCCTGTGCCGTGAAGCGCGCGCGCCGCACGTTCGAGCTCTTGCGGTTGATGCAATAATGGCAGTCGAAGATGCAGCTGTTCGTCAACAGGATCTTCAACAACGAAATGCAGCGGCCATCGGGCGCATAGGCGTGGCAAATGCCCATCCCTTCCGTCGATCCCAGCCCCTTGCCGTCCGCCGAGTTACGCTTCGTGGTGCCCGACGACGCGCAGGACGCATCGTATTTCGCGGCGTCGGCGAGGATCTCCAGCTTCTGTTGTACATCGAGCTGGGCCATCTGTTCCATCTATGTTCGAACTGGCGGCTTGTCGAGAGCGTATCGCTTTGCCAAAGATCAACACCGTGCAAAGGACCATCGATCGGCTTGGCCCCAGCGGCCCGTATCTCGCGCTTGCACTAACGTGCCTGATCGGCTGGGGGTTCAAGGCGCATTGCGGTGCGGGCTGGACGGGCGCCGAACAATATACCACGGGCTGCTACAGCGACGCCGTGCCGTTCTGGGGATTGCGTGGGCTGGCGGCAGGGCAGGTGCCGTACTTCCAGGCGCGGATGGAATATCCGGTGCTGACCGGCGCGCTGATCTGGTTCGAGGCGCTGGTCGCACGCGTGATCGGTGGGCGCGGCGCGGATGCCGCGGACTTCCTGAACGCCGTGACGCTGGGCAACGCAATCCTCGCCTTCGTCGTGCTGGAGTTTTTTCGCAACGCCGGTATCGGCCTGCGTCGTCAATATGGCTGGGCACTCGCGCCGCCTCTGGTGCTGTATCTCGGGCACAATTGGGATCTGCTGGCGGTGACGTTCGCGATTGCCGCGCTGCTCGCGGCGTGGCGCGCAGAGTCGGTAAAGGCGACTGGGCTGGCGGCGCTCGGCGGCGCGGCGAAGCTGTTCCCGATACTGATGCTTCCGCTGCTCGGGCTCGGTGCGTTAACGCACGCGGGGCGCTCGTGGCCGAAACGCATCGCCGGCGCGGCGCTGCTGGTTGCAGTCGCGGTC
The genomic region above belongs to Sphingomonas phyllosphaerae 5.2 and contains:
- a CDS encoding putative DNA modification/repair radical SAM protein, with the protein product MAQLDVQQKLEILADAAKYDASCASSGTTKRNSADGKGLGSTEGMGICHAYAPDGRCISLLKILLTNSCIFDCHYCINRKSSNVRRARFTAQEVVNLTIAFYRRNYIEGLFLSSGIIKSSNYTMEQLVEVARSLREDHNFRGYIHLKTIPDADPELVHQAGLYADRVSINVELPTVGGLKRLAPEKSEARIEGAMGEMRTAIDDTADARTRYKSAPRFAPAEQSTQMIVGADAATDGDIVTKASTLYDRFGLRRVYYSAFSPIPDASSVLPLQRPPLMREHRLYQSDWLMRFYGFQPGEVVAATDTATGMLPLDIDPKLAWALKFREHFPVDVNRASREMLWRVPGLGTKAVKSILAARRWRRLRLDDVARLTVSIARIRPFIIAEDWRPVVLADQAELKPLVAPRPARQQLELFGA